The Cloacibacterium caeni region TTTTTGTCTAAAATCTTAAAAAACTCTCACAAATAACAAAATAATCCGTACTTGTGAGAGTTTACTAAATAATAAACTATATGAAGAGAAAACTACTTTTTTAACTTTTAGTTTTTGTGGATGAAATTATTCACCTAAAGGAATGTTATAAGCAACACCTAAACCTAGAGAAGCTGCATTAAAATCTTGTCCTGGTAAGTCTCCTTTAGAACCTGTGAAAACTTTGGTGTATTGTAATGCTACATTCCAATGTCTGTTATGCCATCCTAATTCTGGTTTTAGATAAAAACCACCATCAGGTCTTGCAACAGGAGCATTAGCTGCTACGTTTTCATCACCTGTGATAAAAGCATAACCTAAATCTGTACCGAAATAAAATCCTGTTTGTTTAGGATAAACTCTGATTAAACCTGCTACTGGAACTACACCGAAATCATTATTTTCGATTCCATCATTGTCTTTTCCGAAGAAGTGATTATAACCTGTAGCAATCCCTAATCCAAATCCTGGAGTTACCAAATGTTGATAAGCAATATCTAAACCTAAATTTGCAGAAGCATTGGTAGATGGAGCAGCTATTCCTACATTTCCTCCAATTTTAATCATGTTTGTCATTTCTGCACTTTGTGCGCTTAATAAACCTGCTGATAAAATTCCTATTCCTAAAATAGCTCTTTTTACGTTTTTCATAATTTTAAATTTTTTGTGTTAAGTTTTATATTGTTTTTATGTTATTGCAAAGTTGCACAGAACTGAAATCTTTTGTTTTATATGATTTTCTGAAACTGTTACAGAATTTTATTTTTATTCACTTACGATAGATTTCAAAAAATAAGTAGTTATAATAGACGTTACAATTCCGCTGAAGAGAAGCGTCCCGTCAAATAAATCTGTAAATAGATTTTTATCTAAAACATAAGCGCTTATTCCACTAGCGAGAAATGCTACTAAAAAAGAGAATAAGATAACTTTTACAATATTCAGTTTGGTTCTACTTTCATGGAAGGTTTCTATAGAATATCCAATAAAAATGGCTGCGAGTATTAATAATAAAATGTTCATGACTTTCTAATTTTTTAAATTACGTTAACTAAATAATTATTGTTCACATCTTTTCTTATTTTTAAAGAAAAGCCCTTTTGTAATTCATCATAAATCATGGAGCAATGATCTACGAGATTTTCAAATTCCTCATCAAAAGCTTCAGAAGCGAAAACCAATTGTTTCATATTGCTTTCGTCTAGTTCTAATCTTCTGTTCTGGTAAGACAATTCAGAAATACCAAAATTCCTGTGAAGCTTTATAAAATAATCTTCTATGTGTTTTAAATTATTCATAGTTTAGTTTTTGGTGTTAGATAATTTTATGTAGGATTTTCTTAGATTCTATAATTAATGCCATAATCATAAAATCTGCGGTAAGATATTGAGCAGATAATTGCACGTATTCATTTTGTAAAATAGAATTCACTATTTTGTATCCAGAAGTAGTTGCACTATGTATTATCGTTGTCATTTTCTTAATCTTTGATGTTTACATTGCAAAGATTCAACAATAACATTAACAGAGCATTATAGAATTTTTTTGGAATTTTATAGAATTTTTAGAAACAAAAAAACCTCCTGAAAAATCAGAAGGTTTCTTTATAAGTGTAGACTCACAGGGATTCGAACCCCGACAGACGGTACCAAAAACCGTAGTGCTACCGTTACACCATGAGTCTATACCGTTTTTGGTGGTGCAAATTTAATACAAATTTTTCTATTTGCAATAGCTAAAACAAAAAAAATTACAAAAAATCTCTATTTACTTGAATTTCAAACTGTTTTTTTTATCACTTTCTCTCATAGTTTATTTGTAAAAACACTACTCTAGTCTTCTTCTTCAAATTTTGTATCTTTGAAAAGTAAAAAAACAATTCTATGAATCATAAACCAATTGAAGGCTTTTCTAAACTTTCGAAACAACACAAAATTGATTGGTTAATAAACGAATATTTACAAGGAAACCAAGAATACCAACAGATTCTTCAGCAATATTGGAACGATAATCCAGACTTACAAAAACTCCACGAAGAATTCTCCGAAAATACCATTACCAACTTTTACATGCCTTACGGAATTGCGCCAAATTTCCTTATTGATGGAAAATTGATGGCTTTACCAATGGCTGTAGAAGAAAGTTCTGTAGTTGCGGCAGCGTCTAAATCTGCAAAATTCTGGTTAGAAAGAGGCGGTTTCAAAACCACGATTATTAATACCGAGAAATTAGGACACACACACTTTATCTTTAAAGTAGAAGCGCATAAATTATTGCATTTTTTCAATTTTACCTTAAAGAAAAAACTCTTTGAAGCTACAGAAGATATTACCGCAAACATGAGAAAGCGTGGTGGCGGAATTTTAGATATTAAACTCATAGATAAAACTTCAGAATTAGCAGATTATTATCAACTCAAGGCTAGTTTCAACACGGTAGATTCTATGGGTGCTAATTTTATCAATTCTTGTCTGGAACAGTTCGGAAAAACGTTAAAAGACGAAGTAGCTCAATCTGATGCTTTCTCAGAAGATGAGAAAAACTCACTTCAGATTGTGATGAATATTCTGTCTAACTTCACTCCGGATTGTATTGTAAGAGCCGAAGTTTCTTGTAAAATAGATGATTTAAAAGACGACAGCGGAATTTCTAACGAAGAATTCGCTTGGAAATTTAAACAAGCCGTTACCATCGCAGAAATAGAACCTTACAGAGCAACTACCCATAACAAAGGTGTGATGAACGGTATTGATGCTGTGGTAATCGCTACTGGAAATGATTTCCGTGCTACAGAAGCTTGTGCGCATGCTTATGCAAGTAAAGACGGAAAATACAAATCTCTTACGCATTGTACTACAGACAACGGAATTTTCAGATTTTGGATAGATTTACCGATTTCTGTTGGTGTAGTAGGTGGTTTAACCAATCTTCATCCTTTAGTGAAATTTTCTTTAGCATTACTTGGAAAACCATCTGCTCAAGAATTAATGAGTATTTTGGCAGTTTCTGGTTTAGCTCAGAATTTTGCTGCTCTTCGTTCATTGGTAACTACAGGAATCCAAAAAGGACATATGAAAATGCATTTGTTCAATATTTTAAATCAATTTGGCGCTACAGAAGAGGAAAAACAATATTTTGTCAACTATTTTAAAGACAAAACAGTAAGTCACCACGAAGTGATTTCAGAATTAAATAAACTTAGAAATAAATAATGAAAACCATTACCTTAATCATCGGCGCAGTGTACGGATTAACTTCTGTAATTTTAGGAGCATTCGGTGCGCATGCTTTAAAGAAAGTTCTTTCTGTAGAAAGATTGACCAGTTTTGAAACCGGTGTAAAATACCAAATGTATCATGCTTTACTCCTTCTCCTCATAGGATTTTTCTTAAAATTTGAAACAGGAATAGAAAAAACTACCGCTTGGTTCATTATTTTGGGAACGTTTCTATTCTCAGTGAGCATTTATTTCTTGAGTTTTCAAGACATTTTAAAGACGAATCTTAAATTTTTAGGGCCTATCACTCCAATTGGTGGTTTGTTTATGATTTTAGGTTGGGCTTTATTAATCTATGTTTTCGCCAAGACTAAGTTTTAAAATAAATTATCATTAAAAATTAGGCAAAAAACTTGATGGGTTTTCCTTTCTACTTGCCTCTTTTTTTATATTTTTGTGAAAACTAACTTTTAAATAAAAATTTTAGAAATATTATGAATCTTCACGAGTATCAATCAAAAGAGATTTTAGCTTCTTACGGCGTTAGAATCCAACGTGGTTTTGTAGCAAACAACGTAGAGGAAGCTGTAGAAGCAGCTGATAAATTAAAAGAATTAACTGGAAGCGAAGGTTGGGTAGTAAAAGCTCAAGTTCACGCTGGTGGTAGAGGTAAAGGTGGCGGTGTAAAATTCTCACCAGATTATGATAAACTAAAAGAAAATGCTCAGAACATCATCGGGATGAAATTAGTTACGCCTCAAACTTCAGCAGAAGGTAAATTGGTAAACTCTGTTTTGGTTGCAGAAGATGTATATTATCCTGGAGAAACCGAAACTAAAGAATTCTACGTTTCTATACTTTTAGATAGAGCTTTAGGTAAAAATACTGTAGTTTATTCTACCGAAGGTGGTATGGATATTGAGCACGTAGCAGAAGTTACTCCTCATTTAATTCACAAAGAAGTAATCGACCCTACTTTAGGTTTACAAGGTTTTCAAGCTAGAAAAATCGCTTTCAACTTAGGTTTATCAGGTGAGTCTTTCAAAGAATTCGTAAAATTCATTGATGCACTTTACAAAGCTTATGTAGGAATTGACGCTTCTTTATTCGAAATCAACCCAGTTCTTAAAACTTCAGACAATAAAATTGTAGCAGTAGATGCCAAAGTAACTTTAGATGACAACTCATTATTCCGTCACAAAGATTTAGCAGCATTAAGAGATACTAGAGAAGAAGATCCTATGGATGTAGAAGCTGGCGAAGCTGGTCTTAATTTCGTGAAATTAGACGGTAACGTAGCTTGTATGGTAAACGGAGCAGGTCTTGCAATGGCTACCATGGATATCATAAAACTTTCTGGTGGTAATCCTGCAAACTTCTTAGATGTAGGTGGTACTGCAGATGCTCAGAGAGTACAAACTGCTTTCGGAATTATCTTAAGAGATCCAAATGTAAAAGCAATCCTTATTAACATCTTCGGAGGAATTGTACGTTGCGACAGAGTTGCTCAAGGTGTAGTAGACGCTTACAAAGCTATGGGAAGCCTTCCTGTTCCTTTAATTGTACGTCTTCAAGGTACAAACGCTGTAGAAGCGAAGCAATTGATTGACGATGCTGGTTTACCAATTCACTCAGCAATTACTTTAGAAGAAGCTGCAAACAAAGTATCAGAAGTTTTAGCATAATAAAACAAACTTACTTCAAATAAACAAATCCGTTCTATTTTGGACTGCCCCCAAAAAGTTAGACACTTTTTAGGGGCATTTTTTATGGGGAAAAGTAAATATTCAGTAGACTTTAAATTAAAAGCTATAAAGAGATATCACAAAGGGGATATTGGAACAGACGATTTAGGAAAACGCATTGGAGTTTGTGGTTCCTTGGTTCGTAAATGGATAAAATTTTATGAACTTTATGGAGTTTCAGGACTTGTTCGGCTTTCCAATACGCATTACACAAAAGATTTTAAATTAAAGATTTTATCAGTAATTGAGAAAGAGAATTTAAGTTTAAAAGAAGCGTCGAGAAGGTTTAATATTCCTGCGGAGTCCAGTATTCTTAGTTGGCAGCGAAATTACAAAAAAAATGGTATTTTAGGTTTAGAAAACAGACCCAGAGGAAGACCTAAAACCATGAGTAATTACAAGCGAAAAAAAAAGAAAACAGGCAAGCCCTTAACAAGGGAGGAAGAACTGTTGGAGAGGATTTATTATTTAGAAGCCGAGAACGCCATTTTAAAAAAGTTAGACGCCTTAATTCAGGAAAGGAAAAATCCAAAGCCATCGAAGAGTTAAGGCAGGACTTTGATTTAGCAGTACTGCTGCATTGTACATCGATGGCAAGAAGCAGTTTTTATTACTATCAAAAACGCTTTCAAATGAAAGATAAATATGCGGAAATAAAAGAAATGATTAAGCAGATTTATCATCGTCATAAAGGAAGGTTGGGCTATAGAAGAATTACTTTGCTTTTGAAAGAAAAAGGAATTTTGATTAATCACAAAACTGTTTTACGACTTATGAAAATATTAGGTTTAAAGAGTATTATCCGAGTGAAGAAATATAAATCTTACAAGGGAGAGCAAGGGAAAATTGCGCCCAATGTTCTACAGAGGAATTTCAAATCGGACACTCCTAATCAGAAATGGGCAACCGATGTTACAGAGTTTAATGTATCGGGTAATAAACTTTACCTATCTCCAATCATCGATTTATTTAATGGTGAAATTGTCAGTTTTGACTTATCTGAAAGACCTGTGTTTAG contains the following coding sequences:
- a CDS encoding IS3 family transposase (programmed frameshift), which encodes MGKSKYSVDFKLKAIKRYHKGDIGTDDLGKRIGVCGSLVRKWIKFYELYGVSGLVRLSNTHYTKDFKLKILSVIEKENLSLKEASRRFNIPAESSILSWQRNYKKNGILGLENRPRGRPKTMSNYKRKKKKTGKPLTREEELLERIYYLEAENAILKKFRRLNSGKEKSKAIEELRQDFDLAVLLHCTSMARSSFYYYQKRFQMKDKYAEIKEMIKQIYHRHKGRLGYRRITLLLKEKGILINHKTVLRLMKILGLKSIIRVKKYKSYKGEQGKIAPNVLQRNFKSDTPNQKWATDVTEFNVSGNKLYLSPIIDLFNGEIVSFDLSERPVFSQIIRMLKKSFRKVKSTQNIILHSDQGWQYQMKHYQNLLKEKGIIQSMSRKGNCLDNAVIENFFGTIKSEMFYTRKFGSIQELKMEIVKYIHYYNNDRIRLNLKGKSPVQYRTLSFENIV
- a CDS encoding hydroxymethylglutaryl-CoA reductase, degradative yields the protein MNHKPIEGFSKLSKQHKIDWLINEYLQGNQEYQQILQQYWNDNPDLQKLHEEFSENTITNFYMPYGIAPNFLIDGKLMALPMAVEESSVVAAASKSAKFWLERGGFKTTIINTEKLGHTHFIFKVEAHKLLHFFNFTLKKKLFEATEDITANMRKRGGGILDIKLIDKTSELADYYQLKASFNTVDSMGANFINSCLEQFGKTLKDEVAQSDAFSEDEKNSLQIVMNILSNFTPDCIVRAEVSCKIDDLKDDSGISNEEFAWKFKQAVTIAEIEPYRATTHNKGVMNGIDAVVIATGNDFRATEACAHAYASKDGKYKSLTHCTTDNGIFRFWIDLPISVGVVGGLTNLHPLVKFSLALLGKPSAQELMSILAVSGLAQNFAALRSLVTTGIQKGHMKMHLFNILNQFGATEEEKQYFVNYFKDKTVSHHEVISELNKLRNK
- the sucC gene encoding ADP-forming succinate--CoA ligase subunit beta; translated protein: MNLHEYQSKEILASYGVRIQRGFVANNVEEAVEAADKLKELTGSEGWVVKAQVHAGGRGKGGGVKFSPDYDKLKENAQNIIGMKLVTPQTSAEGKLVNSVLVAEDVYYPGETETKEFYVSILLDRALGKNTVVYSTEGGMDIEHVAEVTPHLIHKEVIDPTLGLQGFQARKIAFNLGLSGESFKEFVKFIDALYKAYVGIDASLFEINPVLKTSDNKIVAVDAKVTLDDNSLFRHKDLAALRDTREEDPMDVEAGEAGLNFVKLDGNVACMVNGAGLAMATMDIIKLSGGNPANFLDVGGTADAQRVQTAFGIILRDPNVKAILINIFGGIVRCDRVAQGVVDAYKAMGSLPVPLIVRLQGTNAVEAKQLIDDAGLPIHSAITLEEAANKVSEVLA
- a CDS encoding DUF423 domain-containing protein; amino-acid sequence: MKTITLIIGAVYGLTSVILGAFGAHALKKVLSVERLTSFETGVKYQMYHALLLLLIGFFLKFETGIEKTTAWFIILGTFLFSVSIYFLSFQDILKTNLKFLGPITPIGGLFMILGWALLIYVFAKTKF